In a genomic window of Sutcliffiella sp. FSL R7-0096:
- a CDS encoding excisionase family DNA-binding protein: MYLSIKETAEYLSCSEAYVKTLIQEKKIRALFDGEDYLINKEQFTTHMKQMEKYKELVEEVRNEPIPEDIDIKDED; encoded by the coding sequence ATGTATTTATCAATAAAAGAGACAGCGGAATACCTTTCCTGTTCAGAAGCATATGTCAAAACACTGATACAGGAGAAGAAAATACGTGCATTATTCGATGGCGAGGACTACTTAATCAACAAAGAACAATTCACAACACATATGAAACAAATGGAGAAGTACAAGGAACTTGTTGAAGAGGTCAGAAACGAACCAATTCCAGAAGATATTGATATAAAGGATGAAGATTGA